A genome region from Triticum aestivum cultivar Chinese Spring chromosome 2B, IWGSC CS RefSeq v2.1, whole genome shotgun sequence includes the following:
- the LOC123045816 gene encoding thiosulfate sulfurtransferase isoform X1, with product MVAAPAPALTAADARQAAARKEEEDDEEVVCFICFDGGDLVVCDWRCDAAVRDFFHAWMVIERAPPDCSQCRRRLQAAESRSFPPVRFLSLPHMLPSEKAFYAAVSSLGIYSKDVYDGKGLFSAARVWWMFRAYGHDKVWVLDGGLPQWRASGYGVESSASSDAILKASAASEAIEKVYQGQSDMDRGDYFELSLGKKDLDRSKKYIQTLQGGLSTLDV from the exons atggtcgccgcccccgcccccgccctaaCCGCCGCGGACGCGAGGCAGGCCGcggcgaggaaggaggaggaggacgacgaggaggtcgTCTGCTTCATCTGCTTCGACGGGGGAGACCTCGTCGTCTGCGATTGGAGGTGCGACGCCGCAGTGCGCGACTTCTTCCACGCCTGGATGGTCATTGAGCGCGCCCCTCCTGATTGCAGTCAGTGCCGCCGCCGTCTCCAAGCTGCAGAGTCCCGTTCCTTTCCGCCCGTGCGTTTCCTCAGC TTGCCACACATGCTGCCATCTGAAAAAGCATTTTATGCTGCTGTATCTTCCCTTGGCATCTACAGCAAAGATGTTTACGATGGGAAGGGGCTATTTAGCGCCGCTCGTGTTTGGTG GATGTTTCGTGCTTATGGACATGACAAAGTCTGGGTTTTGGATGGAGGTTTGCCCCAGTGGCGTGCTTCTGGGTATGGCGTGGAATCAAGTGCCTCCAGCGATGCTATCTTAAAAGCTAGTGCTGCTAGTGAAGCAATCGAGAAGGTTTACCAGGGGCAGTCG GACATGGATAGAGGAGATTATTTTGAATTAAGTTTGGGCAAAAAAGACCTGGACAGATCAAAGAAATACATCCAGACGTTGCAG GGTGGACTAAGTACCCTTGACGTCTAG
- the LOC123045816 gene encoding thiosulfate sulfurtransferase TUM1 isoform X3, whose protein sequence is MVAAPAPALTAADARQAAARKEEEDDEEVVCFICFDGGDLVVCDWRCDAAVRDFFHAWMVIERAPPDCSQCRRRLQAAESRSFPPLPHMLPSEKAFYAAVSSLGIYSKDVYDGKGLFSAARVWWMFRAYGHDKVWVLDGGLPQWRASGYGVESSASSDAILKASAASEAIEKVYQGQSDMDRGDYFELSLGKKDLDRSKKYIQTLQGGLSTLDV, encoded by the exons atggtcgccgcccccgcccccgccctaaCCGCCGCGGACGCGAGGCAGGCCGcggcgaggaaggaggaggaggacgacgaggaggtcgTCTGCTTCATCTGCTTCGACGGGGGAGACCTCGTCGTCTGCGATTGGAGGTGCGACGCCGCAGTGCGCGACTTCTTCCACGCCTGGATGGTCATTGAGCGCGCCCCTCCTGATTGCAGTCAGTGCCGCCGCCGTCTCCAAGCTGCAGAGTCCCGTTCCTTTCCGCCC TTGCCACACATGCTGCCATCTGAAAAAGCATTTTATGCTGCTGTATCTTCCCTTGGCATCTACAGCAAAGATGTTTACGATGGGAAGGGGCTATTTAGCGCCGCTCGTGTTTGGTG GATGTTTCGTGCTTATGGACATGACAAAGTCTGGGTTTTGGATGGAGGTTTGCCCCAGTGGCGTGCTTCTGGGTATGGCGTGGAATCAAGTGCCTCCAGCGATGCTATCTTAAAAGCTAGTGCTGCTAGTGAAGCAATCGAGAAGGTTTACCAGGGGCAGTCG GACATGGATAGAGGAGATTATTTTGAATTAAGTTTGGGCAAAAAAGACCTGGACAGATCAAAGAAATACATCCAGACGTTGCAG GGTGGACTAAGTACCCTTGACGTCTAG
- the LOC123045816 gene encoding thiosulfate sulfurtransferase isoform X4: MVAAPAPALTAADARQAAARKEEEDDEEVVCFICFDGGDLVVCDWRCDAAVRDFFHAWMVIERAPPDCSQCRRRLQAAESRSFPPVRFLSLPHMLPSEKAFYAAVSSLGIYSKDVYDGKGLFSAARVWWMFRAYGHDKVWVLDGGLPQWRASGYGVESSASSDAILKASAASEAIEKVYQGQSDMDRGDYFELSLGKKDLDRSKKYIQTLQS, translated from the exons atggtcgccgcccccgcccccgccctaaCCGCCGCGGACGCGAGGCAGGCCGcggcgaggaaggaggaggaggacgacgaggaggtcgTCTGCTTCATCTGCTTCGACGGGGGAGACCTCGTCGTCTGCGATTGGAGGTGCGACGCCGCAGTGCGCGACTTCTTCCACGCCTGGATGGTCATTGAGCGCGCCCCTCCTGATTGCAGTCAGTGCCGCCGCCGTCTCCAAGCTGCAGAGTCCCGTTCCTTTCCGCCCGTGCGTTTCCTCAGC TTGCCACACATGCTGCCATCTGAAAAAGCATTTTATGCTGCTGTATCTTCCCTTGGCATCTACAGCAAAGATGTTTACGATGGGAAGGGGCTATTTAGCGCCGCTCGTGTTTGGTG GATGTTTCGTGCTTATGGACATGACAAAGTCTGGGTTTTGGATGGAGGTTTGCCCCAGTGGCGTGCTTCTGGGTATGGCGTGGAATCAAGTGCCTCCAGCGATGCTATCTTAAAAGCTAGTGCTGCTAGTGAAGCAATCGAGAAGGTTTACCAGGGGCAGTCG GACATGGATAGAGGAGATTATTTTGAATTAAGTTTGGGCAAAAAAGACCTGGACAGATCAAAGAAATACATCCAGACGTTGCAG AGTTAA
- the LOC123045816 gene encoding thiosulfate sulfurtransferase isoform X2, with the protein MVAAPAPALTAADARQAAARKEEEDDEEVVCFICFDGGDLVVCDWRCDAAVRDFFHAWMVIERAPPDCSQCRRRLQAAESRSFPPVRFLSLPHMLPSEKAFYAAVSSLGIYSKDVYDGKGLFSAARVWWMFRAYGHDKVWVLDGGLPQWRASGYGVESSASSDAILKASAASEAIEKVYQGQSDMDRGDYFELSLGKKDLDRSKKYIQTLQLIFFQS; encoded by the exons atggtcgccgcccccgcccccgccctaaCCGCCGCGGACGCGAGGCAGGCCGcggcgaggaaggaggaggaggacgacgaggaggtcgTCTGCTTCATCTGCTTCGACGGGGGAGACCTCGTCGTCTGCGATTGGAGGTGCGACGCCGCAGTGCGCGACTTCTTCCACGCCTGGATGGTCATTGAGCGCGCCCCTCCTGATTGCAGTCAGTGCCGCCGCCGTCTCCAAGCTGCAGAGTCCCGTTCCTTTCCGCCCGTGCGTTTCCTCAGC TTGCCACACATGCTGCCATCTGAAAAAGCATTTTATGCTGCTGTATCTTCCCTTGGCATCTACAGCAAAGATGTTTACGATGGGAAGGGGCTATTTAGCGCCGCTCGTGTTTGGTG GATGTTTCGTGCTTATGGACATGACAAAGTCTGGGTTTTGGATGGAGGTTTGCCCCAGTGGCGTGCTTCTGGGTATGGCGTGGAATCAAGTGCCTCCAGCGATGCTATCTTAAAAGCTAGTGCTGCTAGTGAAGCAATCGAGAAGGTTTACCAGGGGCAGTCG GACATGGATAGAGGAGATTATTTTGAATTAAGTTTGGGCAAAAAAGACCTGGACAGATCAAAGAAATACATCCAGACGTTGCAG CTTATTTTCTTTCAGAGTTAA
- the LOC123045816 gene encoding thiosulfate/3-mercaptopyruvate sulfurtransferase 1, mitochondrial isoform X5 has translation MVAAPAPALTAADARQAAARKEEEDDEEVVCFICFDGGDLVVCDWRCDAAVRDFFHAWMVIERAPPDCSQCRRRLQAAESRSFPPVRFLSLPHMLPSEKAFYAAVSSLGIYSKDVYDGKGLFSAARVWWMFRAYGHDKVWVLDGGLPQWRASGYGVESSASSDAILKASAASEAIEKVYQGQSLAASRTWIEEIILN, from the exons atggtcgccgcccccgcccccgccctaaCCGCCGCGGACGCGAGGCAGGCCGcggcgaggaaggaggaggaggacgacgaggaggtcgTCTGCTTCATCTGCTTCGACGGGGGAGACCTCGTCGTCTGCGATTGGAGGTGCGACGCCGCAGTGCGCGACTTCTTCCACGCCTGGATGGTCATTGAGCGCGCCCCTCCTGATTGCAGTCAGTGCCGCCGCCGTCTCCAAGCTGCAGAGTCCCGTTCCTTTCCGCCCGTGCGTTTCCTCAGC TTGCCACACATGCTGCCATCTGAAAAAGCATTTTATGCTGCTGTATCTTCCCTTGGCATCTACAGCAAAGATGTTTACGATGGGAAGGGGCTATTTAGCGCCGCTCGTGTTTGGTG GATGTTTCGTGCTTATGGACATGACAAAGTCTGGGTTTTGGATGGAGGTTTGCCCCAGTGGCGTGCTTCTGGGTATGGCGTGGAATCAAGTGCCTCCAGCGATGCTATCTTAAAAGCTAGTGCTGCTAGTGAAGCAATCGAGAAGGTTTACCAGGGGCAGTCG CTTGCTGCTTCCAGGACATGGATAGAGGAGATTATTTTGAATTAA
- the LOC123045816 gene encoding thiosulfate/3-mercaptopyruvate sulfurtransferase 1, mitochondrial isoform X6 yields the protein MVAAPAPALTAADARQAAARKEEEDDEEVVCFICFDGGDLVVCDWRCDAAVRDFFHAWMVIERAPPDCSQCRRRLQAAESRSFPPVRFLSLPHMLPSEKAFYAAVSSLGIYSKDVYDGKGLFSAARVWWMFRAYGHDKVWVLDGGLPQWRASGYGVESSASSDAILKASAASEAIEKVYQGQSSVMVC from the exons atggtcgccgcccccgcccccgccctaaCCGCCGCGGACGCGAGGCAGGCCGcggcgaggaaggaggaggaggacgacgaggaggtcgTCTGCTTCATCTGCTTCGACGGGGGAGACCTCGTCGTCTGCGATTGGAGGTGCGACGCCGCAGTGCGCGACTTCTTCCACGCCTGGATGGTCATTGAGCGCGCCCCTCCTGATTGCAGTCAGTGCCGCCGCCGTCTCCAAGCTGCAGAGTCCCGTTCCTTTCCGCCCGTGCGTTTCCTCAGC TTGCCACACATGCTGCCATCTGAAAAAGCATTTTATGCTGCTGTATCTTCCCTTGGCATCTACAGCAAAGATGTTTACGATGGGAAGGGGCTATTTAGCGCCGCTCGTGTTTGGTG GATGTTTCGTGCTTATGGACATGACAAAGTCTGGGTTTTGGATGGAGGTTTGCCCCAGTGGCGTGCTTCTGGGTATGGCGTGGAATCAAGTGCCTCCAGCGATGCTATCTTAAAAGCTAGTGCTGCTAGTGAAGCAATCGAGAAGGTTTACCAGGGGCAGTCG TCTGTCATGGTTTGCTGA